One Fundidesulfovibrio soli DNA window includes the following coding sequences:
- a CDS encoding putative quinol monooxygenase yields MPQVTVVATLVAKKGCDQELEKLLKGLVGHSRKDEGCIQYDLHRGIEEPRVYVFYEIWESMELLQKHSKAPHLEALQRDGAALIESRDIKVLEKIA; encoded by the coding sequence ATGCCGCAGGTGACCGTGGTGGCCACGCTGGTGGCCAAAAAAGGCTGCGACCAGGAGCTGGAGAAGCTGCTCAAGGGCCTTGTGGGGCACTCCCGCAAGGACGAAGGCTGCATCCAGTACGACCTGCATCGCGGTATCGAAGAGCCGCGCGTGTACGTGTTCTATGAGATATGGGAGAGCATGGAGCTTTTGCAGAAGCACTCCAAGGCCCCGCATCTGGAGGCGCTGCAGCGCGACGGGGCCGCCCTGATCGAAAGCAGGGACATCAAGGTGCTGGAGAAGATAGCATAA